The nucleotide window GCAAAAGAATTAAATGTACCTGTTCTTTTATGGGGGCCTCGCGATGAACGTCCTGATGAAAAGGGGATTCGATTACGTGATACACAATGCGGGTTGTTCGCAACGGGAAAAATTTTGCGTAGATTTCAAGTCCCCTTTACATACATGACGAATTGCCGATTATCTGATCCCGAATTTGAACGAGGTATTCGAGATTTTATTGCAATTTGTAATACAGTAAAAACCTTTCAAAACATGCGGATTTTACAAATTGGTCCTCGTCCGTTTGACTTTTGGACAACCATGTGTAATGAAGGTGAGTTGTTAGAAAAATTCAATATTCAACTTGCGCCAATTCCGTTACCAGAATTAATCAAAGAAATTCGAAATGTATCGAAAGAACAAATTGATGAGGTAGACGGTACTGTGGAATACTGTGAGGGATGCGCTATCGTTAAAATTAAAGATGTTGATTTGCGGATGGTCGCGGCACTTAAAGTTGCCATGAAAAATTTAGCTGCAAAATACGGTTGTAGTGCAATTGCGATTCAATGTTGGACAGCGCTTCAGGATGAAATTGGTATTATGCCATGTGCAGCAAATGCTATGTTGATTGATGAAGGAATTCCTGTTGTTTGTGAAACAGATATTCATGGAGCAATTTCTTGTTTATTAATTGAAGCGGCAAATGTAGGTAAGAATAAAAGCTTTTTTGCTGATTGGACTGTTCGTCATCCAGATAACGAGAATGGTGAATTACTCCAACACTGTGGTTTATTTCCGTTTTCCGTTGCGAAAGAAAAACCAGCAATTGGCTATCCGCTAGCATTTGACTCACCAGGAGCAGTAGAAGCAGAGGCAAAAGGTGGGGAACTGACTTTATGCCGTTTTGATGGTGACAACGGTGAATACTCCTTGTTACTAGGTAAAGCAAAAGGTATTGATGGGCCTTACACAAAAGGAACATATCTTTGGATTGAGGTAGATAATTTGAAACGATTAGAGGAGAAAATTGTTTCAGGACCATATATT belongs to Listeria ivanovii subsp. ivanovii and includes:
- a CDS encoding L-fucose/L-arabinose isomerase family protein, with amino-acid sequence MEGIKIGFAPTRRSIFSAPDAVKYANLTRQKLNELNIEFVDIAEFNEDGLLYDDADVSKIAGKFKAAGIQGLFLPHTNFGTEYVCARLAKELNVPVLLWGPRDERPDEKGIRLRDTQCGLFATGKILRRFQVPFTYMTNCRLSDPEFERGIRDFIAICNTVKTFQNMRILQIGPRPFDFWTTMCNEGELLEKFNIQLAPIPLPELIKEIRNVSKEQIDEVDGTVEYCEGCAIVKIKDVDLRMVAALKVAMKNLAAKYGCSAIAIQCWTALQDEIGIMPCAANAMLIDEGIPVVCETDIHGAISCLLIEAANVGKNKSFFADWTVRHPDNENGELLQHCGLFPFSVAKEKPAIGYPLAFDSPGAVEAEAKGGELTLCRFDGDNGEYSLLLGKAKGIDGPYTKGTYLWIEVDNLKRLEEKIVSGPYIHHVSGIHADVVPILYEACKYIGVKPDLYDPIEEDVKAYLRGE